In the Uranotaenia lowii strain MFRU-FL chromosome 1, ASM2978415v1, whole genome shotgun sequence genome, ATGCATTCTTCCCACCCTCGGGATTGACAGCTACGTCACAGGTTGAGGTGACCAATTTGAAGGTGCGGATACCGCACAACCATCACTGGGTCATGGTTGATCGGTGTCAATACGTTGAACACAATCGTACCTTGGATACGAAGTTGGGCTTCCCGGATCTGCAGATCAGTGGACGCGTGATCATGCATCCATCGGGAGGTCGCTGTGATATGATCCTGCGACTGAGACATGCTGGGATAGAATTTCGAACGATTCCTCTTCTGCGAACGGGATTCGGTGAAAGAAGTCGGCAAGCCAATGTTAGAACCGATTCGCACTTCTCCGAGCCAGGGTTCATTTCGGTATTCGCTCACAGCTGCGAAGGTCCAACTGGGATCAAGTATCGAATCAATTCAAAACGTCGCCACTTCCTGAACCGTCAACCAACTGCCGGTTACGATGGATTCTACAATCGCGACTATGCCAACGAATATCAACGAAACATGGAACACAAACGATCTCTTCGCTTCGTAGACGACGACAACGATGACGATCTGATCAACGATTATACATCCGATGACATCTTCAAACTCAACGACGATGATTCGTTGTTTATGTCGCCGTCAACTTTCGTGGATGTGGCTGGAGATTACGATGGGCCAGCTGACACCAATAGCCGAACGTTGTTCGGAAGTGGCCCGGCTACTGGGACCGGAACTGGCTCTGGAAGTGGACCACATGGTGGTGGTGGCTACGGTGGCACTGACAGAATTCCTTTTGCCTACAACGCCTATGCGGGCAATGGCGCCGGATGGCAAACGGTTGAAACCAACGAGGCCCTGGACGATGCCTACGCCAACGAGATCGATGGCCTTTTCTCCAAAGGTGTCCGAGGGCTGCTCACGACCTACATGCAGAAGGCACTGCAGCCGGCGATCAAGGAAACGCTGATGGAAAGCATGGGATACACTCTTTCGTATGGATGACTTTGAGCAGAGAGTAGACGTGATAGGTTTAGAGAGTAAATTATAATTTAGAGTACCCACATTGGAGCTATCTTTTCGATGACAGCCTTTTGACTTGAACATTAACTAATGTGAGTAGAAGATGAGAAAAGCCCGTAAGATACAACTCAGACGATTTATAACACTCAAATTGGAACCTTGAAGGCTTAACtaaaagtaaaatttcgatttttttttgtttgtttcaagtTTATAAATACTTGGAAAATAAAAGATAGGTGGTATCTGATATTTATTCTAGATGTTTATCCGATTCCAGATTGTCAGATTCAGAACTAAGATTTCGGATTcacatttaatttaattttatttttttttatcgcccCTGGCATACATTCTTATTTATGTTTTGGCGTTTCAGTAAGATATgaaattcaaagtaaaattattagacagaaatgaaagcattgataggtggaaagatcaatgCTAGAGCGCTTTGAGTAGAATAAAtcgagatttaaaaatttcagattcagatttgaaattcagacttcagaatcagatttcagattttagatttcagactcagatttcagattcaaatttcaaattcagatttgtgatttcagatttagattccagattttagattctgatttcaaattcagattttagaatcaaattttagattcagttttctgcttcatatttcagatttagattcgggttctaaattcaattcaattttctgattcaaatttcatattcagatttaatATACGTTTAattgataataaattaaatatttggcAATTTGATCTGCTTACTGCAACATGGGTAGAAGTCTCACATGTCCTAGAAGATTCCCGAAAAGTTGAGAAGCTTTGTAATTCTGTGAGTAAAAGCGCGGTTGAAAAAGTCATTAATATTCCTTCTATTCTACCCTTCGGAgtgcttttgaaaaatattttctcagaATTCCTTCACAAAGATGTTGAGCTTGGAAACTTTAGGAAAGGGGGtagattaaaaaagtttgacaaTCATGGACTTAGTGTTAttgttaaaacaataaaaactttaatattaTTTGGAAACCTAAAATAAGTTTGTAAATTGTGTTCTAAAATGAAAACTGTACAATCCAGTTGCCACATGAGATCACCCACGAATGTCGCGTCGCTACTGGAGACGATGCTCGAGCCTTTCCTAAGGCAGGGCCGTAGAAAGAACCGCTTCACGAGAGGAGAAGGGGGGGTTTGGTGACCAATTTTTTactatgatatttttgctcaaacaatgcatgaattatacaaattgaaaagtattttcttaactatttgattattcaattttaagtttttaggctgaaagtctcttaaaataaagaaaaagaaattaagtTCTTTACGTTAACAGTTTTTCgtataaaaaagaaacttttgaaaatacatacaTCTTTAAAATCTATGAAATGGTAAGCTATGTTTATATAAGGAATCCTTTAGTAACAAaatgaaatctttaaatttgctcaaaaaaactGCTGAACTTAGCTTATTTGATTAGAACAAAGAATGAATTATTCTCTAAGAAAtctttcaaaatagataaaactttcaaatgtaAAAGTAATAGGTTCAAATTGATTCTTGCAAACTCATTCCAAGTTTATGATTCTAGTTTGATacttagattttgaaaaaacggCAACTGCAAATGTTTAACAATacacaaacaaattaaattccGAGCAATTTTCTTTACAggaatcatcaaatcatcaaaaatcaaatccataattaaaattttttggatgATTTAAAAACACGTTTTTCATTAAACTTATGACAAAACAAACCCACATTTTACtcttaaaatgtaattattaGTTGATTTATGTATTTAAGATGActtgttgaataatttgaaattaagcTAACAATCAAAAGAATGCGATCTCTTGCAATATAAATTCCTCAACGAAAaagtcatcttgataattttgtcttaattgtaaaattcatttacgagctgaatctgaatctaaattttcaatattaattctAAATCTTAACTCTGTACCTGcactcagaatttgaattttagatttgttttcgaatttcaatgcaatttctgaaagatgtaaaaaaaatttaaaaaaaaacgattcctgAATATAGATTCGGCATTtccattaaagggtgatacggtcattTTGAAcgtatgtgtgtgtagaatgttgctcctattttgattttggaattctttcttcagttgtcaaaatgccgtccaaggaagaagagcagcgtttcaaaattttgctcgcgcatggcgaaaatccgagctactcgcacgcaaagctggcaaaatctctaaaagttgccaaatcaaccgttacaaaggtaataaaattgtttggggaatgtttgtcgacagccaggaagtctggatcggggggaaatcgaaaaccgggaGCCGCTGAGACGTCAAacagagttgccggtagtttcaagcgaaaccctaacctctctctccgagatgccgcaaataagctgagcgtatcgtctacaaccgtgcatcgagccaaaaaacgagccggactatcgacttacaagaaggtagtgactccaaatcgcgatgctaaacaaaatacgacggccaaagcgcgatcccggaggctgcacacgacgatgctgacgaagtttgactgcgtgataatggacgacgaaacctacgtcaaagccgactacaagcagcttccgggacaggagatttatacggcaaaaggaaggggaaaggtagcagatattttcaagcaaatgaaactgtcaaagttcgcgaacaaatatctggtttggcaagccatctgtacctgtggcttgaaaagcagcattttcatagcttccgggactgtcaaccaagaaatttacgtgagagagtgtttgaataaacgtctgctacctttcctgaagaaacacggttgttccgtactgttttggccggatttgacatcttgccattacggtaaaaaggccatgaagtggtacgccgccaacaacgtgcaggtggttcccaaggacaagaaccctcgcaaaacgccagagctccgcccaattgagaaatactgggctattgtcaagcggaacctaaagaagacaaaaaaactgctaaggacgagcagcagttcaaggcaaactggctttctgcggcga is a window encoding:
- the LOC129741186 gene encoding uncharacterized protein LOC129741186, yielding MNVRRCWIFLLYIVSADLVLARIRNIRNIYQQKCAARLESALDTTLRRSQQRSGFGTLIDFSDSAPQKQALFNRSPYNNYEDDIQQIVSEYKQKYKGSPKPSSTAASNAFFPPSGLTATSQVEVTNLKVRIPHNHHWVMVDRCQYVEHNRTLDTKLGFPDLQISGRVIMHPSGGRCDMILRLRHAGIEFRTIPLLRTGFGERSRQANVRTDSHFSEPGFISVFAHSCEGPTGIKYRINSKRRHFLNRQPTAGYDGFYNRDYANEYQRNMEHKRSLRFVDDDNDDDLINDYTSDDIFKLNDDDSLFMSPSTFVDVAGDYDGPADTNSRTLFGSGPATGTGTGSGSGPHGGGGYGGTDRIPFAYNAYAGNGAGWQTVETNEALDDAYANEIDGLFSKGVRGLLTTYMQKALQPAIKETLMESMGYTLSYG